Below is a window of Longimicrobiaceae bacterium DNA.
GACCCCCCGCGACGTGAGCTGGCGCCCGGTGCGCGCGACGGCGCACCGCATCGCCGCCATCGGGCTGCCCATCGGGGCGCAGAACGGGGCGGAGATCGGCATCTTCGCCTGCGCGGCGGTGATGATGGGGTGGATCGGGCCGGTGGCGCAGGCTGCACACCAGGTCACGCTGAACATCGCCTCGGCCACGTTCATGGTGGCGCTGGGAACGAGCATCGCGGGCTCCATTCGCGTGGGGCAGCACGTGGGCGCGGGCAGCCCCCGCGGCGTGAAGCGCAGCGCGGTCACGACGTACGCGCTGGTGCTGGGCTTCATGGGCCTGTGTGCGCTCAGCTTCCTGGCCGTGCCGCGCTGGCTGATCGGCCTCTACACGCACGACCCGGCCATCGTCACGGTCGGCACGTCGCTGCTGTTCATGGCGGCGCTCTTCCAGCTCTTCGACGGCGCGCAGGTCGCCGGCCTCAGCATCCTGCGCGGCATGGCGGACACGCGGGTGCCCATGCTCATCACCATCGTGGGCTACTGGCTGGTGGGATTCCCGGTGGCCTACTATCTCGGCTTCGCGCGCGGCGCCGGCCCGTCCGGCGTCTGGGCCGGCCTGGTCATCTCCCTCGCCGTGGTCGCGGCGATGCTGGCGGTGCGGGTTCGGCGTGTGGTGTGGGCGTAGAGGAGGCGAGCGCGTCCCAAATCCGCCTGGGAAGGCGGAGCTTCATCCCCGCTGACGGAAGGTGATTTCGAGTCGAACGGGCTCGGACAGGACTTCGGTAGATAGGAGGCGGCGTGGCGGAGAGGGCGTCGAGCGGGACGGCGGTTGGAGTGGCCCTGCTGCGGGCGGTGCACCAGGTGCTGGACGGCGAGCCGAAGATCCTGGACGATCCCATCGCCCTCCGGCTGCTCGATCCCGCCGCGAGCGACCACATCCGCAAGCATGCGGAGCGGTTCGCGGGAGATGGGGCGCGGGCGCTGCGATCGCACGTGGTGCTGCGGTCGCGGTTCGCGGAGGACCGGCTGGCCGAGGCCGTCGCGCGCGGGGTGCGCCAGTACGTGGTGCTGGGTGCGGGCCTGGACACGTTCGCGTACCGCCAGCCGGCGTGGGCGCGCGAGCTGGCGATCTTCGAGATCGACCATCCGGCTAGCCAGGACGAGAAGCGCAGGCGCCTCGCGGCCGGCGGGATCGCCATCCCCGGCAACGTGCGGCACGTCGCGGTGGATTTCGAGCTGGAGCCGCTGCCCGACGCGCTCGTCCGCGGCGGGGTCGATGTCACGGCGCCCGTGTTCTTCACCTGGCTCGGCGTGCTGATGTACCTCACCGAAGCCGCGGGCGATGCTGTCCTCCGCGCCGTCTCCGCGCTGGTGCCGGGCACGGAGATCGTCTTCACCTTCTCGCAGCCCGAAGCACCTCGCCCATCCGCCGCTCCGTCGCTGGCACAGCGCGCCGCGGAGATCGGCGAGCCGTGGCTCACCCGCAGCGATCCGCGCGAGCTGGAAGCGAAGCTCCGCGCGTTCGGCTTCTCCCGCGCCGGCTTCCTGGAACCCGCAGACGCAGCCGCGCTCTACTTCCGCGGCCGCACGGACGGCCTTCCTCCGCCGCGCCGGGCGAGCATCGCCTGGGCAAGGGTGTGATCCGTCGATCGCGTCCGCCCGTTCGCCGCGTAGTGGCGAAACACCCCCGCCCTCCCCTCCGTACCCCCCGTCGTTCCCGCATCCGCACTTCCCCGTACCTCTTCGCGCATCTTCCCGATGACGTTTAAACCTTCGCGGACCGGCCCGCATCCCATTGCCAGCGGGACAGATCCTCACCTCCCTCCGGTTCGGCCCGATGGCGACCATGGTGGCTGAAATACACGCGGAAAGCACCTCCGCCGGCGTTCCGCCGCTGGTGCGCCGCGCCCAGGAGGGCGACACGGCCGCGTTCGAGAGGCTGTACCGCGAGAACGCGGACCGGGTGTTCGCGCTGTGCCTGCGCATTGCCGGCGACCGGGGCCGGGCCGAGGAGCTGACGCAGGACGTGTTCGTTCGGGCCTGGGAGAAGCTGGGCTCGTTCCAGGGCAAGAGCGCCTTCTCCACATGGCTGCACCGGCTGGCGGTGAACGTGGTGCTGGGTGACAAGCGCAGCGAGGGCGTGCGGGTGTCGCGCATCTTCGGGGCGGACGACCCCGCGGCCTTCGAGCGGCCGGGGAGGACGATGGACCCGGGGCACGCGATAGACCTGGAGCGGGCGGTGGCCACGCTGCCCAAGGGAGCACGCACGGCGTTCGTGCTGCACGACGTGGAAGGCTACAAGCACGAGGAGATCGCGCAGATGCACGGCTGGGCCGTGGGGACCTGCAAGGCGCAGCTGCACCGCGCGAGGAAGCTCTTGAGAGAGGCGCTGGAACGATGAGCCACGACGAGACGCTGGCACGGCTGGACGACTGGGCGGGCGGCGAGCTGCCGCTGCGCGAGCGGCGCGAGGTGGACCTGCATCTGGAGGCGTGCCCCGCCTGCCGCGCCGAGGCCGACGCCCTGCTGGCCCTGCTCGCACGGGCCGAGGAGCTGCCCCACGAGATCGCCCCGGAGCGCGACCTGTGGGACGGCATCGCCTCCCGCCTGGAGCCGCGCGGCGCCACGAGCGGGAACGACGAGGCGGAAGATGCGGACGAGATGGGCGGCGCCGCGGTAGTGCACCTGCCGTCGCGCAGGGTGCGGGTTCCGTGGTGGCTGCTCTCCGCCGCCGCGGTGGTGTTGATGACGGTCTCCTCCGCGGCCACGTTCGCGTTCATGCGGCGGCACGAGACACAGGTCCTCGCCTCGGTTCCCCCGTCGGCGCTCAGCCCTGTGTCGCGCGGGGCGGCGCTCGTGGCCTTCCGGCCGGCGGAGGCGGAGTACCAGCGCGCGGTGGGCGACCTGACGCTGCTGCTGAACGCCCGCCGCAAGCAGCTGTCTCCGGAGACGGCGGCGGTGATCGACCGCAACCTGCGCATCATCGACGAGGCGATCCGCCAGTCGCGGGCGGCGCTGGAGAAGG
It encodes the following:
- a CDS encoding class I SAM-dependent methyltransferase, whose protein sequence is MAERASSGTAVGVALLRAVHQVLDGEPKILDDPIALRLLDPAASDHIRKHAERFAGDGARALRSHVVLRSRFAEDRLAEAVARGVRQYVVLGAGLDTFAYRQPAWARELAIFEIDHPASQDEKRRRLAAGGIAIPGNVRHVAVDFELEPLPDALVRGGVDVTAPVFFTWLGVLMYLTEAAGDAVLRAVSALVPGTEIVFTFSQPEAPRPSAAPSLAQRAAEIGEPWLTRSDPRELEAKLRAFGFSRAGFLEPADAAALYFRGRTDGLPPPRRASIAWARV
- a CDS encoding RNA polymerase sigma factor; the encoded protein is MVAEIHAESTSAGVPPLVRRAQEGDTAAFERLYRENADRVFALCLRIAGDRGRAEELTQDVFVRAWEKLGSFQGKSAFSTWLHRLAVNVVLGDKRSEGVRVSRIFGADDPAAFERPGRTMDPGHAIDLERAVATLPKGARTAFVLHDVEGYKHEEIAQMHGWAVGTCKAQLHRARKLLREALER
- a CDS encoding zf-HC2 domain-containing protein; its protein translation is MSHDETLARLDDWAGGELPLRERREVDLHLEACPACRAEADALLALLARAEELPHEIAPERDLWDGIASRLEPRGATSGNDEAEDADEMGGAAVVHLPSRRVRVPWWLLSAAAVVLMTVSSAATFAFMRRHETQVLASVPPSALSPVSRGAALVAFRPAEAEYQRAVGDLTLLLNARRKQLSPETAAVIDRNLRIIDEAIRQSRAALEKDPNNRELAQMLSSVYDTKVETLQRAVQI